The Nematostella vectensis chromosome 6, jaNemVect1.1, whole genome shotgun sequence region TTTACCCATCGTCTATCCCCTCTATTTACCCatcgtctaccccctctattaacccctcgtctacccccctcTTTAAACCCCTCGTCAACCCGCTCTATTAACCCCTtgtctaccccctctattaacccctcgtctacccccctctattaacccctcgtctacccccttTATTAACCCTCGTCTAACctctctattaacccctcgtctacccccctctattaactCCTCGTCTACCCcttctattaacccctcgtctacccccctATATTAAACCCTCGTCTAcaccctctattaacccctcgtctaccccctctattaacccctcgtctacccccctctattaacccctagtctacccccctctattaacccctcgtctacccccctctattaacccctcgtctaccccctctattaacccctcgtctaccccctctatttaCCCCTCGTCTATCCACTCTATAAACCCCTCGTCTActcccctctattaacccctcgtctaccccctctattaacccctcgtctaccccctctattaacccctcgtctaccccctctattaacccttcgtctaccccctctattaacccctcgtctacccgcTCAAtcaacccctcgtctacccccctctattaacccctcgtctaccccctctattaacccctcgtctacccccctctattaacccctcgtctaccccctctattaacccctcttCTAcacccctctattaacccctcgtctacccacTCTATTAACCCTCGTCTaacccctctattaaccccttgtctaccccctctattaaccctcGTCTACCTCATCTATTATCCCCTCttctaccccctctattatCCCCTCttctaccccctctattaacccctcgtctaccccctctattaacccctcgtctacccccctctattaacccttcgtctacccccctctattaactCCTCGTCTACCCcttctattaacccctcgtctacccccctATATTAaaccctcgtctaccccctctattaacccctcgtctaccccctctattaacccctcgtctacccccctctattaacccctcgtctaccccctctgttaacccctcgtctaccccctctattaacccctcgtctatcCTCTCTAtaaacccctcgtctacccccctctattaacccctctattaacccctcgtctaccccctctattaacgcCTCGTCTATCACCTCTAtaaacccctcgtctacctcTAGTGGGACTAGCCGGGATCAGACGAAGACGAAGTTGGTGTTTTCAAGCTTTAACCGTATTTGCCCGAAGGACAGCGCACAATACTATAATATAAACTTTGCTACAGGGCTAGACTTGCTGTATTTATACGCTGGACCTGACAGCAATccgggtcagtacgcagctctttcAAGCTGCattttgattgggcaaatgaacaatatccgcaccttgacacaaagaacgggaagaatagagacaaaagaactcctttgtagaacaaagataataggagacaaagcagctgcgtattTACTCAGCAATCCATGTGGTGGTCCCACAGTGGTGGTCACACAATCCAAGAGGGAACGGGGAGAATTGGGTACGTTTAGCAAAATGAACCAATCATGAGAAAGAGTAAAGGCGTGGGAAATCACAGGATTGGTCTCTTGTTCAAgcatatttacaaaataatcaaagaaGTCAAGGTAACtctaaaataaaactaatttAACTTTACATGCACatgaatacaaaaaaattctcaatATACAAGTGAGAATAAACATTTTCGATGTCAAAACATCTATTAACCCCTAATAGTCTACACCCtttattaacccctcgtctaccccctctattaacacATCGtttaccccctctattaacccctcgtctacctcCTCTATtgacccctcgtctaccccctctattaacacCTCGTCtatcccctctattaacccctttgtttaccccctctattaacctctcgtctaccccctctattaacccctcgtctacccccttTATTAACCTCTCGTCTACCCCGCTCTATTAatccctcgtctaccccctctattaacccctcgtttaccccctctattagcccgcgtctaccccctctattaacccctcgtctatcccctctattaacccctcgtctatcccctctattaacccctcgtctacccccctctattaacccctcgtctaccctcTTTATTAACCCCTTGTCtatcccctctattaacccctcgtatatccccctctattaacccctcgtctaccccctctattaacccctcgtctaccccctctattaacccctcgtcaaCCCCCTCttttaacccctcgtctacccccctctattaacccctcgtctaccccctttattaacccctcgtctaccccctctattaacccctctaTTAagccctcgtctaccccctctattaacccctcgtcacCCCCCTTTATTTACCCCTCGTCTTCCGCCTCTATTAAGCCCTTGTCTACCCCCTCTAtgaacccctcgtctaccccctctattaacccctcgtttaccccctctattaacccctcgcctaccccctctattaacccctcgtttaccccctctattaatcCGCGTCTAACCCGTCTATTAACCCCCGTCTACCCCCtttattaacccctcgtctaccccctctattaacccgcgtctaccccctctattaacccctcgtgtACCCCCtttattaacccctcgtctaccccctctattaacccctcgtctaccccctctattaacctctcgtctacccccctctattaacccctcgtctccCCCCTTTATTAACCTCTCGTCTACCCCACTATTAACCCCTTGTCTACCCCCTCTagtaacccctcgtctaccccctctattaacccctcgtctaccccctctattaacccctcgtctaccctctctattaacccctcgtttaccccctctattaaccccgcGTCtgccccctctattaacccctcgtctatcCCCTCtgttaacccctcgtctaccccatATATtaccctcgtctaccccctctattaacccatcgactaccccctctattaaccccgcGTCTACCCCATCAATTAACCCTCGTCTATCttctctattaacccctcgtctaccacctctattaaccccttaTCCATCTCCTCTATTAACCACTCGTCTACCCCCTacattaacccctcgtctccCCCCCTTTATTAACCTCTCGTCTACCCTCtttattaacccctcgtctaccccctctattaaccccctCTTcaaccccctctattaacccctcgtctacccccctctattaacccctcgtctaccccctttattaacccctcgtctaccccctctattaacccctcgtctaccccctctattaaccactcgtctaccccctctattaacccctcgtctccCCCCTTTATTTACCCCTCGTctcccccctctattaacccctcttCTACCCTTTCTATTAACCtctcgtctaccccctctattaacccgtcgtttaccccctctattaacccctcgtctaccccctctattaacccctcgtttaccccctctattaacccgcGTCtacccctctattaaccctaGTCTACCCCTCTATTAACGCCTCGTCTACCTCCTCTATTAACCCTCGTGTACTCCCTCTATTGACCATTTGTATAAGATGTTATCGGCTCTTTTGTGTCACTTTGTCAtggttgattgattgattgattgacataCTTATTCTACACTAATGGGATAGCTGGCAATATTCGTTAAGTTAACTGCTTTAGTTACACTTGCTTCTCTAACTCTTCCCCTAACGTCATACAACCCACGCCTTCCACTCGGTACGTCACCAATATTGTCACATGATGCAATGATTGACAAGTTCGTCCATGACGTCCTACACCTGGGTTCTCTGGTCCTCTCTTGACGTCCCCGGAACACTTTGATAAAGATATCCTTAAATGCGTGCATAAAGTTCCTATTCAAGAGGATATAAAGAAACGGGTTGATGGCCGAGTGAGCGTGTGTTATCCAGAAAGCAACGAGGGGTACGTATGGTGGGAATCGCGCAAATTCCTCGTATCTGTAGTACACATAATAGTGCATTAAGTGAGCTGGGAACCAGCACGCCGCGAACACTATCACTACTATAATTAGCATTTTGACTGTGCACCGCTTATAGCGGTCAGCGGTGCGTCGATTTAACTGGGACGGGTTGCCGGGAATCTTTCTTAGCCAAAGTTTTCTGCAGATGACTATATAGAATATAGCTATGACAGTCAGCGGAAGAAGATAGAGTAGAACAACTGTCACTGTGTTGTAAATACGCATGATAGCAATGGTATCCACCAAACGACCGAATGAGACGATACAATGATAGGAGCCATTACTAAGCTTGTGCAACTGGTACATGTACAAATACGGCGAGAGAAGGATGGCTGAACTAAGCCAGATTGCTGTGTTCGTTACGGAAATCCTTCTGATAACACTTGCGCGTCTGAAAGGGTACACAATCGCGAAAAACCTATCCAGAGAAATCACCATAAGGGTTATAACAGATGCAGCTATTGATAAACCAACGAAAAACTGCACCAGTTTGCAAAGTACATGACCAATGAACCCGCCAAACCATCGGCTCTGTACGTACAAGTAGGCGATGGAGTACGGCATGGCGAAGAAGGTCATCATTAGATCCGCCACggacatgttcgctatcaggTAGTTTGTGGTAGACTTCATGTAAGGCTTGGTTTTCACGATGTAAATGATGACAGTGTTTCCGGTGAGCGCGAGCACGAAGATAACAGAGTAGGCCGGGATCATACCTAGACGGATTGTGCTGAAGTCTGTGTTGCTAGGCAACGATCCATTTGAGGCGTTGCTAGGCAATGGTCTATTGGTTGCGTCTGGGAATGATTCTACGGAGAGGGAATGTCGAATGAAACGTTATAATATTAAagtcataaaataaaaaattggaaCGTGTATACAGCATATTAACCACTTAATACAAATTTCAGCCCAGTGATATTAAAGTTTATCTACATCTTTAAATGCatttttaatgtttaattttttggggggagtaCGGCGACATCTCAGCCGAATTTCCAGCTACTGTGGCAAAGTGTAATCATGAGTAGCAATAAAACCCCTATAAAAGCAACAGAGACACGTATCGTTTGACGCTAAATTGCGAGATGTTACCAGGGCCGGGTTTCCAACGCTAACCTAGTGATGAACGcactttttatccaatcaaatgtcaagagTTAGCGCTAActtgctttctaggaaccgtcCCCAGAGCTCCAGGGGCCTAATGTCTGCTTTATTTACCCCTGAAATGTTATTATGGTTGTTTTAGAACAGGCAAGGTTTTTATTTGATTGTGACATCAGATTCACAAAGCAACAGTTTCATTCCCCGGGATTAGAAAATACGGGAAAATGCAAGCAAAGCCTGAAAAAATAGTATCATAACCCGTTACTCGAGAAATGTGTTATagctcttttttctttttgttttttgctgGGGTAATGTTTACATtacatgtctttttttttttgctagggTAATGTTTAGGAAGACAAAAATCCAAATAAGCAGATAGGTTTAACGGTGCAGGTGACATATTCTTTACGACGTCTATTTTTCAACACAATGTCCTTTTACAAGAGGAGTTCCTTTAAACGTTTACTTCTAAAAATTCTAGATGAATAACTTTCTACTTAGATATCATACCTGTGAGTTGCTGGCGGAAATATCTAAAGTAACTCTATATCAGAACCCTCTCCATATCATATTATTTCAAcaatttttggggggaggggagggggaaggggtaggCCCTCTCTCGCCACCATTCGtatacaaaaacaattcaaacaaaaagaaaaatcaatTATTTTAGATAACGTCATTTCTACCCGAATGATAGACTTACGTACCGTTGATGGAATCCATCATGAGGAACATCCACTGCTAGCAAGACTTCAGCgctgataaaaacaaaaactgcgATCTATTAGATCCTGTAGATCTCAGGCGGTGGGGGAAGTATCATAGGCTCGATACACGCAGCTGGACCGTGTGATAGTAAGGCATATCATTCGCCAATCCTTCTGTTTACAAAGAGCAGGCTTTAATCATCATGTagacaaacaggaagaaaTCTTCTATGTCAGTAACAATGCAAAAACTGCTACCTTCATCAATTCTTCCTGTATGTtataaaaatgtatcgttaagtagtttatttttttagtaaaatcAGCATGTAAGGCCCTATTTGAAAATTTCGGCACGTTTTGATATTTGATCATTCTGCACTTAACGAGAAAATCATGTAACTTGGGGATTGCTCTTAAATTACTTCAATCAAACGAGCGCCCTAGACGATATGATTTGATGCTATTTTCAAGAAACATTATAAATATAATTGCACGGGAGAAACATATCTCTAGCATCTCGGTTATCTTTTTCCCTTTTCTGTgtattttttacattttaccaCATACCTAATAaatgataaaacaaaagaGACTTAATGAAAAGAATCGCTGGTGCGAACACGCCAGGTGATACAAAACAGCCCTATTACGTATTTGGGTGTGACTTTTATTCGAGGTTCTTTGGTTAAAAAATAGACAGtagaaaattatattgtttAATAAAGAGCCAAAATATGTATTCAACGTTCACAAAGGCTTATATGCAGTGTCCAAAATCTCTATTCCTAACAGTTTGCAAAGGCTCGATAACTCACTACGCACAAAGGTTCATTATTTACGACCCGCAAAAGCCCATTCTTTACGAGGCGCAAAGGCATTATTTACGGCGCAAAAAGACTCATTATTTACTGCGCGCAAAGGCTCATTATTCACAGCGCGCAAAGGCTCATTATTCACAGCGCGCAATGGCTCAATTTCATGGTGCGCAAAAGCTCACTATTATTCACAGTGGTGCACAAAAGCTCATTTTCCATGGCGCGCAAAGGCTCATTATTCACAGTACGTAAAGGCTCATTTTTGCatggtgcgcaaaggctcattttaaatagtgcgcaaaggctcattTTTCATAGTGCGTTAAGCCTCCTTTTttacggtgcgcaaaggctgaTTATTCACGGCGCGCAAAGGCTCATTATTTACGGTGCGTAAAGATTCATTATTcccggtgcgcaaaggcttattATTCACATTGCGCAAAGGCTCATTATTcccggtgcgcaaaggcttattATTCACATTGCGCAAAGGCTCATTATTcccggtgcgcaaaggctcattatttacggtgcgcaaaggctcattATTCCCGGTGCGCAAAGCCTCATTTTTCACGGTGCGAAAAGGCTCATTATTCACGGTGCCCAAAGGCTTATTATTCCCGGTGGGCAAAGGCTTATTATTCACATTGCGCAAAGGCTCATTATTCCCGGTGCGCAGAGGCTCATTattcacggtgcgcaaaggctcattAATcccggtgcgcaaaggctcattattcacggtgcgcaaaggctcattATTCGCATTGCGCAGAGGCTTATTTTTTAGAAGGCCTTTTCACTCATGGAGCGTAAAGAAGGAGAAaatcaaaaaatatttaagcTTGTCGAGCCTGCCTTGTTTAGCGTGCTAAGACGTCGACACAAACAAAACCACATAGCACTTTGGCCACATTCAATCACGCATCAACTTTCCTGGGTTTTTCTTACAAGCCGGCTGTAAATCGACCTCTTGATTTTTCTATCATTTAATTAAGGGCAAATCATTTCTACCTCACTTTACATTAGCCAAAAGATCAAtcgttttaatttttttcatttaaatgtCATTTCCAATCAGCTTTTTTGTAACACACCAAAcgcaaaagaataaaataaaaatctgaaATGTGCCGAATAAGTAAGTATTTTTGCTATAGAGAACGGCATCCAGCAATTTGACGCTGTCTTTTCTTTGCCTGTCTAAGACTTTTTAAAAGTTAAAACATGAAGACGCAATACACAGGTATTAATTGCCCGAGCATACTCTTTTTCATCCGTGCAAGCTGATTCTCTTGTTATCTtatattcaaatattttctaCACCTCCGATGCCTACTCCTACTCCTCAGATGCTCTTCAATTTTagtaatacccaatgaattattaggaagagaattacacaaatgatcaatagcaatagtataaaaggttgttattat contains the following coding sequences:
- the LOC116616931 gene encoding trissin receptor, yielding MFLMMDSINESFPDATNRPLPSNASNGSLPSNTDFSTIRLGMIPAYSVIFVLALTGNTVIIYIVKTKPYMKSTTNYLIANMSVADLMMTFFAMPYSIAYLYVQSRWFGGFIGHVLCKLVQFFVGLSIAASVITLMVISLDRFFAIVYPFRRASVIRRISVTNTAIWLSSAILLSPYLYMYQLHKLSNGSYHCIVSFGRLVDTIAIMRIYNTVTVVLLYLLPLTVIAIFYIVICRKLWLRKIPGNPSQLNRRTADRYKRCTVKMLIIVVIVFAACWFPAHLMHYYVYYRYEEFARFPPYVPLVAFWITHAHSAINPFLYILLNRNFMHAFKDIFIKVFRGRQERTREPRCRTSWTNLSIIASCDNIGDVPSGRRGLYDVRGRVREASVTKAVNLTNIASYPISVE